Proteins encoded in a region of the Bacillus sp. SM2101 genome:
- the galE gene encoding UDP-glucose 4-epimerase GalE: MKAVLVTGGAGYIGSHTVQELLRQNMKVIVLDNLSTGHKEAVKSPYFYIGDIADDELLRDIIYTHQVDSIIHFAAKSLVSESLIKPEGYFRENTFKTCSFFEKAIQYGVKRIVFSSTAAVYGITEDEPINEMSTIKPINPYGESKYFTERFLYWLGKKHKIQWIVLRYFNAAGASLGGEIGEDHYPESHLIPLILQTALGKREFISVFGNDYPTFDGTCIRDYIHVIDLANAHIKALKALFEGKIVSNIYNVGTGKGYSVANVIDVAKEVTNRIIPIEYEPRREGDPPILVADSTAIQKQLEWKPAFSDLRTIINSAWNWHFNHPNGYE, translated from the coding sequence ATGAAAGCAGTATTAGTAACTGGGGGAGCTGGATATATTGGAAGTCATACTGTTCAAGAATTGCTGCGGCAGAACATGAAAGTCATTGTATTAGATAATCTGTCTACTGGTCATAAAGAAGCTGTTAAAAGCCCTTATTTCTATATAGGTGACATCGCTGATGATGAATTACTTCGTGATATTATTTATACACATCAAGTTGATTCAATCATACATTTTGCTGCTAAAAGCTTAGTTTCAGAATCATTAATTAAACCTGAAGGGTATTTTCGTGAAAATACTTTTAAAACGTGTTCTTTTTTTGAAAAGGCTATACAATATGGTGTGAAACGAATTGTTTTCTCCTCAACAGCTGCTGTTTACGGAATAACAGAAGATGAACCGATAAATGAAATGTCTACAATAAAACCGATTAATCCATATGGTGAGTCCAAGTACTTTACAGAACGATTTTTATATTGGCTAGGAAAAAAACATAAAATACAATGGATCGTTCTACGTTATTTTAATGCGGCTGGAGCTTCTTTAGGTGGAGAAATTGGTGAAGATCATTACCCCGAAAGTCATCTTATACCATTAATACTACAAACCGCATTAGGAAAGAGAGAATTTATTTCTGTGTTTGGAAATGATTATCCAACATTTGATGGTACGTGTATTCGTGATTATATTCATGTCATTGACTTGGCAAATGCACATATCAAAGCGTTAAAAGCTTTGTTCGAGGGTAAAATAGTTTCAAATATATACAATGTAGGTACGGGTAAAGGCTATTCAGTTGCAAATGTAATCGACGTAGCAAAGGAAGTTACTAATAGAATTATTCCCATCGAATATGAGCCAAGAAGAGAAGGAGATCCACCTATATTAGTAGCTGATAGTACTGCAATACAAAAACAACTAGAGTGGAAACCAGCATTTAGTGATCTTAGAACGATTATTAACAGTGCTTGGAATTGGCACTTTAACCATCCGAACGGTTATGAGTGA
- the galU gene encoding UTP--glucose-1-phosphate uridylyltransferase GalU: protein MKIKKAVIPVAGLGTRFLPATKAQPKEMLPVVGKPAVQYIVEEAVQAGIESIIFVTGKNKKSIEDHFDKSTELERMLEEKGKLAQLKEVQSISSMANIYYIRQKEPLGLGHAVLCAKQFIGDDPFAVLLGDDIMISKPPAIKQMMNVYERTGVPIVGVQQVPLADVSKYGIINPSNKKDDVYHIHDLIEKPDLEQAPSNLAILGRYILNPSIFPILETIERGAGNEIQLTDGLRHVCKKDGLMAIELQGNRYDIGDQLGYTKAIAEIGLQRPELRSKLLTYFDQLLKNEYQKKELIK from the coding sequence ATGAAGATAAAAAAAGCAGTCATTCCAGTAGCAGGGCTTGGGACACGATTTTTACCAGCAACAAAAGCTCAACCTAAAGAAATGCTCCCAGTAGTTGGCAAGCCTGCAGTGCAATATATCGTAGAGGAAGCTGTTCAAGCAGGTATTGAAAGTATTATATTTGTTACAGGAAAAAACAAGAAATCGATTGAAGACCATTTTGATAAATCTACAGAGCTAGAGCGTATGTTAGAAGAAAAAGGAAAATTAGCTCAATTGAAGGAAGTACAGTCTATATCATCAATGGCAAATATTTATTATATTCGTCAAAAAGAGCCATTGGGCTTAGGACATGCGGTGCTTTGTGCAAAGCAATTTATTGGGGATGACCCATTTGCAGTCTTACTAGGTGATGATATTATGATTTCTAAACCTCCAGCGATCAAGCAAATGATGAATGTATATGAAAGAACTGGCGTTCCGATCGTAGGAGTGCAACAGGTGCCACTTGCAGATGTGAGTAAATATGGAATTATTAATCCAAGTAATAAAAAAGACGATGTTTATCATATTCATGATCTAATTGAGAAACCCGATTTAGAGCAAGCCCCTAGTAATTTAGCTATATTAGGAAGGTATATTTTAAATCCTTCAATTTTTCCTATTTTAGAAACAATTGAAAGAGGAGCCGGTAATGAAATACAGCTGACAGATGGATTACGACACGTTTGCAAAAAAGATGGACTAATGGCCATTGAGCTGCAAGGGAATCGATATGATATAGGAGATCAGCTGGGATATACAAAAGCTATAGCAGAAATTGGGCTTCAAAGACCCGAATTAAGATCAAAGCTTCTAACCTATTTTGACCAGCTTCTAAAAAACGAATATCAAAAAAAGGAGCTGATCAAATGA
- a CDS encoding GtrA family protein produces the protein MKEKSQVVLFMNNKGKRFLKFSIVGGINTGIDFAIFSLLIAMGMNYLIAQIISYGGGLLNSYLLNRSWTFQQQGRVEITEVVKFILVNFITIVITSILLALLYNELNLQLLLSKLIVTGFGVFINFIGNQIWVFKNSEERGESV, from the coding sequence ATGAAAGAAAAGTCACAAGTAGTGTTGTTCATGAATAACAAAGGAAAACGTTTTCTGAAATTTAGTATTGTTGGTGGGATTAACACAGGCATCGATTTTGCAATATTTTCACTATTGATTGCTATGGGCATGAATTATTTAATAGCGCAAATCATCTCCTATGGAGGTGGTTTGCTTAATAGCTATTTGCTTAATAGGTCATGGACATTTCAGCAGCAAGGAAGAGTTGAAATAACCGAGGTTGTTAAATTTATCTTAGTCAACTTTATAACTATAGTAATTACTTCAATCCTACTTGCATTATTATACAACGAATTAAACTTGCAATTATTATTAAGCAAATTGATCGTGACAGGCTTTGGTGTATTTATTAACTTTATTGGCAATCAAATTTGGGTTTTTAAAAATTCTGAAGAAAGAGGCGAAAGTGTATGA
- a CDS encoding glycosyltransferase family 2 protein: MNEHVRYSIIVPVYNEESVIHETYRRLKEVMESTAEVYELLFVNDGSQDNTASIIKNFCEDDPSVKLINFARNFGHQIAITAGMDYANGDAIVVIDADLQDPPELILQMIEKWKQGFDVVYAKRIKREGETLFKKLTATLFYRVLRASTDIDIPVDTGDFRLIDRKVCNEMKGIQEKNRFVRGLISWVGFRQTAVEYVRNERLAGETKYPLKKMLKLSLDGITTFSYKPLKLAGYTGGFLSITAFLYMVFVIYQKLFTNSTVDGWASLIIIQLFFSGIILILLGVIGEYIGRIYDETKNRPLYIVSDSYGVERHERKVTSSVVHE, encoded by the coding sequence ATGAATGAGCATGTTAGGTATTCTATTATTGTCCCAGTCTACAATGAAGAATCTGTTATTCATGAGACGTACCGTCGTTTAAAAGAAGTTATGGAAAGTACAGCCGAAGTTTATGAATTATTGTTCGTCAATGATGGTAGTCAAGATAACACTGCTTCTATAATAAAAAATTTCTGTGAAGATGATCCATCAGTAAAGCTAATTAATTTTGCTAGAAATTTTGGTCATCAAATCGCAATTACAGCAGGGATGGATTATGCAAATGGTGATGCCATTGTAGTGATTGATGCTGACCTACAGGACCCGCCTGAATTAATTTTACAAATGATAGAAAAATGGAAGCAAGGATTCGATGTGGTATACGCAAAACGGATCAAACGCGAGGGAGAAACGCTCTTTAAAAAACTAACAGCAACTTTATTTTATCGTGTATTAAGGGCTTCAACAGATATTGATATTCCTGTTGATACAGGTGATTTTCGTTTAATAGATCGTAAAGTATGTAATGAGATGAAAGGGATTCAAGAAAAAAACCGTTTTGTACGAGGTTTAATAAGTTGGGTTGGGTTTCGACAAACAGCTGTAGAATATGTACGAAATGAACGGTTGGCTGGGGAGACAAAATATCCATTAAAAAAAATGCTTAAATTATCGTTAGATGGCATTACAACCTTTTCCTATAAACCTTTAAAGCTAGCAGGCTATACAGGTGGATTTTTATCCATCACGGCCTTTCTATATATGGTATTTGTTATCTACCAAAAACTATTTACAAATAGTACAGTAGATGGTTGGGCTTCACTTATCATTATTCAACTGTTCTTCAGCGGCATTATTCTCATCTTGTTAGGAGTGATTGGCGAATATATTGGTCGTATTTACGATGAAACAAAGAATCGTCCTCTATATATTGTTAGTGACAGCTATGGTGTAGAACGGCATGAAAGAAAAGTCACAAGTAGTGTTGTTCATGAATAA
- a CDS encoding glycosyltransferase family 39 protein — protein MLKHVKNPDYILILIILLAAVLNIFNIWTDDYANPYYTAAVNSMMQSFENFFFASFDAAGYVTVDKPPVAFWIQTISAFIFGYDGWSVILPQALAGIGSVILMYVLIKPSFGTTAARIASLVMACTPIAAAVSRTNNIDSLLVFTLLLATWVLFKAVKNEKALWLIGSFAVIGIGFNMKMLQAFMVLPAFYLFYLLATKIDWKRKAKILSGATVVLLVVSLSWAVIVELTPEENRPYVGSSQTNSVLELAFGYNGISRLIGLQKGGSDAVSIEEGNGTPQQMSPNRSRGGMPGGGPPNGQMTPEMEERMKEMQEQMESGEGIQSGNNPMMGGARQMDDTGEPGLLRLFSTALSDQISWFIPFILIASIGLLMKMRTLRNITRENSQILFWLLWFIPIAAFFSVASFFHSYYLVMLAPPIAALTGIGWMELVKSYLNHNGWQKRLLPIAILVTTLFELYILMANVIEIGFGLPLVVAFLGIGLSLALFIMKKNNKFSYLTSIASLLVLLIAPFYWSTTPMLYGGMAMLPAAGPDIKNTQGMAQMMIGEADPKTIEYLTENNTGEEFLFATAKATTAAPYIIETGEAVMAMGGFSGTDSILTVEQLSDMVKEGKVKYFILTSELMGRGSGVEDWIKEHGTEIPKDQWQSTSNESQMSGTMTLFKITEVD, from the coding sequence ATGCTTAAGCATGTAAAAAATCCAGATTATATACTCATACTTATTATTCTATTAGCTGCTGTACTGAACATTTTTAACATATGGACAGATGATTATGCCAATCCATATTACACTGCAGCTGTGAACAGTATGATGCAAAGCTTTGAAAATTTCTTTTTCGCATCCTTTGATGCTGCAGGCTATGTAACAGTGGATAAACCACCAGTTGCGTTTTGGATTCAGACCATTAGTGCATTTATTTTTGGATATGATGGTTGGAGTGTCATATTACCACAAGCACTAGCTGGAATAGGCTCGGTAATATTGATGTATGTTCTCATAAAACCATCTTTTGGTACTACAGCAGCTAGAATTGCCAGTTTAGTCATGGCATGTACGCCTATCGCAGCAGCTGTGAGTCGTACGAATAATATTGATAGTCTTTTAGTATTTACGTTGCTTTTAGCTACTTGGGTATTATTTAAAGCTGTGAAGAATGAAAAGGCTCTATGGCTCATTGGTTCATTTGCTGTAATTGGCATAGGGTTCAATATGAAAATGCTTCAAGCATTCATGGTTTTACCTGCTTTTTATTTATTTTATTTGTTAGCAACAAAAATTGATTGGAAGAGGAAGGCGAAAATACTATCTGGTGCAACAGTTGTTTTATTGGTCGTTTCATTATCATGGGCGGTCATAGTTGAACTTACTCCAGAAGAGAATAGGCCTTATGTTGGAAGCAGTCAAACAAATTCCGTCTTAGAATTAGCTTTCGGTTATAACGGGATTTCTCGCTTAATTGGTTTACAGAAAGGCGGTTCTGACGCTGTATCTATCGAGGAAGGAAATGGTACCCCTCAACAAATGTCACCAAATAGAAGTAGAGGTGGTATGCCTGGTGGGGGACCACCAAATGGGCAGATGACTCCAGAGATGGAAGAAAGAATGAAAGAAATGCAAGAACAAATGGAAAGTGGAGAAGGTATACAAAGTGGTAATAATCCAATGATGGGTGGCGCTCGCCAAATGGACGATACTGGTGAACCTGGATTGCTAAGATTATTTAGTACAGCCCTATCAGATCAGATTAGTTGGTTCATTCCATTTATATTGATAGCAAGTATCGGATTGCTTATGAAGATGAGAACCTTAAGAAATATAACACGAGAAAATAGCCAAATATTATTTTGGTTATTATGGTTTATACCTATAGCAGCCTTTTTCAGTGTAGCATCCTTTTTCCATTCATACTATCTCGTCATGCTTGCTCCTCCAATAGCTGCACTTACAGGTATAGGTTGGATGGAATTAGTAAAATCATATCTTAATCATAATGGCTGGCAAAAACGGCTCTTACCAATTGCTATTTTAGTTACTACACTATTTGAGCTATACATTTTGATGGCAAATGTAATAGAAATTGGATTTGGATTACCTTTAGTTGTTGCTTTCTTAGGTATAGGTTTGTCATTAGCATTGTTTATAATGAAAAAAAATAATAAGTTCTCATATCTTACATCTATAGCTAGTCTTCTAGTCTTATTAATTGCACCTTTCTATTGGTCAACGACACCGATGCTTTATGGTGGAATGGCTATGCTTCCGGCGGCAGGACCTGATATAAAAAATACACAAGGTATGGCACAAATGATGATTGGTGAAGCTGACCCGAAAACAATCGAGTATTTAACAGAAAATAATACAGGCGAAGAGTTTTTGTTTGCTACTGCGAAAGCAACTACGGCAGCTCCATACATTATCGAAACAGGTGAGGCAGTAATGGCTATGGGAGGATTTAGTGGAACCGATTCAATTTTAACGGTTGAACAGCTTAGTGACATGGTCAAGGAAGGGAAGGTTAAATACTTTATATTGACATCTGAACTTATGGGTAGAGGTTCGGGTGTAGAAGATTGGATCAAAGAACATGGCACGGAAATTCCTAAGGATCAATGGCAATCTACTTCTAATGAATCCCAAATGAGCGGAACGATGACGTTATTCAAAATTACGGAGGTGGATTAA
- a CDS encoding PadR family transcriptional regulator produces the protein MDKSSEPKRFALNMSAAQFVKFYILYLLTTRLTMYSEQFKKEFRTLGGQWCPAPSTLLNTLAQMTEDGLLTREVHIKGKRQRIYLYQLTNSGKEEFDVLKKKYYSIFEEQRKVLDKVMTQVYK, from the coding sequence ATGGATAAGTCTAGTGAACCTAAACGATTTGCCTTAAATATGAGTGCAGCTCAATTTGTTAAATTTTATATATTGTATTTGTTGACAACGAGGTTAACGATGTATAGTGAACAATTTAAAAAAGAATTTCGCACGCTCGGTGGCCAGTGGTGCCCTGCCCCATCAACGCTTCTGAATACGCTTGCTCAAATGACTGAAGATGGCCTACTAACTAGAGAAGTTCATATTAAAGGTAAGAGACAGAGGATTTATTTGTATCAATTAACGAATTCTGGGAAAGAAGAGTTTGATGTTTTGAAGAAAAAATACTATAGTATTTTTGAAGAACAACGGAAGGTATTAGATAAAGTCATGACGCAAGTGTATAAATGA
- a CDS encoding histidine kinase N-terminal domain-containing protein: MNAIRKEIVQFLDENVSTFIQSWRQRVLISDSDIHKEEVINNGKKMFQLVKLRLENALSEGDVRKLAYKVASERVEANINIGDLVFNVNEGRKEINNWIISSGFPYDQLIRILEEINTIFDQFSYYTVRKYTEIKEEQLEEKTLFIDQTHKERLTILGQMSSSFVHEFRNPLTTVIGFTKLINNEYPTIKYIDIIEHELHQLNSRVTQFLHVSKKELINGDKFEVSLTKLFDDLLNFIYPSIVDGDVKVTKNIHSDISVFANKEELRQVFLNILLNSIDALQYVRHTKIMNIDCNTSDGKAEITISNNGPVIPKEIIAVIFEPFFTTKELGTGIGLYICKKIINKHEGEISCVSDEKLTTFSIRLPLFVKKDRSAIS, translated from the coding sequence ATGAATGCAATTCGTAAGGAAATTGTACAATTTTTAGATGAAAATGTTTCAACCTTTATACAGTCTTGGAGACAACGTGTGCTTATTTCAGATAGTGATATACATAAGGAAGAAGTTATTAATAACGGTAAAAAAATGTTTCAGTTAGTTAAGCTTAGATTGGAGAACGCATTAAGTGAGGGAGATGTGCGAAAATTAGCGTACAAGGTAGCTTCAGAAAGAGTAGAAGCGAACATTAATATTGGAGATTTAGTATTTAATGTTAATGAAGGACGCAAAGAAATTAATAACTGGATTATCAGCTCAGGGTTTCCCTACGACCAACTCATACGAATTTTAGAAGAAATAAATACAATTTTTGATCAATTCTCGTATTACACAGTAAGGAAGTATACAGAAATTAAGGAAGAGCAATTAGAGGAGAAAACTTTATTTATAGATCAAACACATAAAGAGCGCTTAACCATTTTAGGGCAAATGTCTTCAAGCTTTGTACATGAATTTAGAAATCCGTTAACAACCGTTATTGGTTTTACAAAGTTAATTAATAATGAATATCCAACGATAAAATATATTGATATTATCGAACATGAGTTACATCAATTAAACTCACGGGTGACTCAATTTCTTCACGTATCAAAAAAAGAATTAATAAACGGTGACAAATTTGAAGTTTCCTTGACAAAATTGTTTGATGACCTACTAAATTTCATTTATCCAAGCATTGTAGATGGTGATGTTAAAGTTACTAAAAATATTCATTCTGATATTAGTGTTTTTGCAAATAAAGAGGAGCTTAGGCAAGTTTTTTTAAACATCCTATTAAACTCTATAGACGCATTGCAATATGTTAGACACACAAAAATAATGAATATTGACTGTAATACATCTGATGGTAAAGCTGAAATTACTATTTCAAACAATGGTCCTGTCATTCCTAAAGAGATCATTGCTGTGATTTTTGAACCGTTTTTTACGACTAAAGAATTAGGTACTGGAATTGGTTTGTATATTTGTAAGAAAATAATTAACAAACATGAGGGAGAGATTAGTTGTGTTTCTGATGAAAAGTTAACTACATTTTCTATTAGACTTCCTTTGTTTGTCAAAAAGGATAGAAGCGCCATTTCATAA